The window ATTAATTTACTAGTAGTAGACATCTAAACACTTTGTCATATTAGCCTCCTAAAATGGAACTAAAATAGCAATCCTGATAGGATACTAGGATCACATTCATTAGTCATTGTGTCTTCAATTCTACTAGCgcatatatgcaggtaatttgtTGATTATGTATTTATGTATgcaagttttaaatttgaacaCTTTATAACTTACTGTGCATTTAAGAGAGGATATGCACATACCGAAGAAGAAACTGCCAACAGCTAATACTGACAAATAATCCGatccctttttttccccttaattTTCACAGGTCTACATGGTACAGCTTGGAAGGCTTAAGCCCCTGTGTGGCGTTGAAGAATTTGAGCGTGCGCGCCCACTTGAGGCGGTCCTTGAGCTTGTGCACGACGACGGTGTCCGCCACGAGCGCGTGGCGGAAGCAGTTCACCCCCTCCCGCATCCCGCCGTCGAGGTAGTCGTACATCCGCGTCTCCTCGCCGTACCTGTTACTCCCCTTGCCGCCGCGGCGCAGCCACCGGCCGAACACCTCGTCCTCGGGCCCCTTCACGTCGCCCCGCagcgcctccgtcgccgccacccacgCCGCCACGTCCCACGACACGATGTACCCCATGCCCGACATGAACTGCGACCTCGGGTCGGCGTGGCACGGCGCCGGGAACCCGTGGTACAGGTCGCGCCGCGGCTTGTCGCGGAGCGTGTCGGCGAGCGACGCCAGGCGGTAGTACGAGTCGTCGTCGATCTTGCCGACGTAGTCGTACGGCGCGTCGGCGAACAGCGCCGGGAGGGACGAGAAGTAGGAGTGCGTCTTGCCGTCGTCCATGTTCTCCGTGCAGTTGAGCACCACGACGTCGCCGTGGGCGATGATCTCGAGCGACACCAGCACGGCGTCCTCCTCCCTGGCGAGGCTGCACACGAAGAACcggacgtcgacgacggcgcgcgcgggcgcCGGCTGGAGCGCGTACGCCAGGCGGAGCAGCGCGCGCCGCTCGTACATCTCGGCCCGGGTGACCACGCCGAGGAGCACGCGCAGATCCACCGCCGGCCCCGTCGCgttcgccggcgtcgccgccacgCTGTTGCTGCACCTGGCGGCGAGAGATGGCAGGATACTGAAGTAGccggggaagaagagggagTAGACGAACGCGAGGAGCAAGAACGGGAGGAGGAACAAGGAGAAAGAAAGCCTCTTCATGGCCATCATATTATCAAGCCAATTACCCGAATCAGGGGAGAAGAACGGCTAATTAGCTGGTGAGATGCTTAGCTAGGCTCATGGCTGAACGGTGTACAGTGTAAATGTAAAACTGCCTTAAGTAGGCAGTGTTTGAAGGCTGCTTCATGGTTGACAGGTATGATTCCTTGGAAGAATGTTATTTATTGCTGCTGCCAATTAAATATAGTTATTTATTAATTTCTAAAGATAAAGCCCAACAAGATTATCTCTAAGATATACTGTATTTTTATAAAgtgcaattgcaaatttactaCTATTTTGAATCGTTATTACAAGTCTGCTActagaaaattacaaaaatgcCAATAAAATTATCGTTCGAGTGGCATCTttgtaaaatttttaaaaaatagtgacAAATTTGTAAATGCTCCTTTTTATAATCCCTCTCTTTCGACATACTTATCGCTAGACATTATTTATACTTCAACTATGATTACTCGTCTTTGAAAAAATTACATATTAATGGATTATACCCGACTATAATATTTGATAACGTAGGATACGATTGACACCAAGTTATACACAATGATTTTTATATAGTTTTAATCCCAAATGTGAGTAATAACTATGCCACTTAATGGAAGAGGCTGAGGCCACGAGGCCAGAGGTCATCGACACGAGCAGCCATCGGCCCGGACGATAGGCtcttcttgtatttttttttcaaaacattgTATTATGCTTTATCTTGTTGCACCTTTTTGTATTTGAGTGTTTCACCCTCTTTTAATCAAATGCTGTACTTGCACATACTCTcttcatctatttttgatagtgaTATTTCATCTTGGTATACCTAACGAGGATAAGGATAATTAATTCTACTTAtaatccatttaaacatgctattagttatttctcgtaaacaagcgattcattaatatttacatttctcgatgctcaTGTAGCCAATTATGTGTGAATGAATGGAGAGTCACACATTAAATCTGAAAAAGTCATTAAaaggataggttgttggattgaaatatgcctatcaaaaataaattttttatatttggaaatatgccaatcaaaagtagatggagggagtaatatgtaATGCCTCCTTGAAGGTATGTGCACGGTGTCTTCCACCGTCTTGAAGGCGATTGGCAATATTGCTTTTAATATTATAATTGGTACTTCTTAAATGTCACATCTAGTtgagaaaatttttaaaaacatcaaaaataattttttgacGAGTAATAAAGCACTActactccgtaaaaaaaaagagacaaaccCTAGCTACGAACATGAGCACACATATGTCCAGGTTCGTACTAggattggaatttttttttgacggaggggtACCCGGCATTTAACATTTTGGCTAGGATAAGACGTATAACCGCTAGTCGCGTCCAAACAAAATGCAGAAAAATATACTACGTTCAATGTACTGTATAGAGAGAATTATAAGAATTCTCTTGTCTGAGAAAGGCCAACCAATATAGTTAAAAAATTTTAGAGGAATGGGATTAGTGAGCTCACACTTTCAGCTTTCAGCTTTCAGCAACATGAGTAGAtgattactccctccataaaagaAGTGTTGTTTTTGAAAGTTAAAGCAGATCGAGCAATCGGCACTAACATGCCCTTCATTAATACAAAGAGAAAACGGGAAGAATAATGAAGTACTAATGGTTGGATATcttaaagtactatttataaaTCTAACAGTGCTCTCTCTGTGATTATATTTTTCCATTTAATGAAAATTGCACTACAAGACAAAAGTCCTGGCagtaattaaaataaaaaaaggataaaaGTACTCTttataaaacggagagagtatatctGAGCAAAAAATGTGCTTTCATTGGCATTTACTGAACTCACACCTCCATCGTGCCTCTGGTTAGGTCCTAATCCCAATCCATCCACGTATATAGGTTGGGATTATGTTTTAGTTTTTCTagtttcactggtggagaaaccctttgtagtcccggttcgtaacccccctttagtcccggttttcaaaccgggagtaccaatccgggactaaagatcgctatctttagtcccgggtgaaataaccgggagtaaagatcgatcttgagtcccggttggtaacaccaaccgggactaaagatcgagctgacctttttttttttgcatgcccctgttgctgcatggtttatatttatatatatatatatatatatatatatataaatatatatatatatatatatatatatatatatatatatatatatatatatatatatatatatatatatatatatatatatatatatatatatatatatatatatatatatatatatagatatatatataaatataaaccatgcatatatatgtttcaatacatatatatgcatacatatatatatgtatatatatatatatatattatattatattatatgtatatacatgcataatatatatgtatttatacatatatatgttatgcaaatgcatatgtatatagatatatatatgaacaaaatatatttacattatagaaaatgtgtacacatgcatatagaaacatatgtagtcatgtattaattacaatccattatatgtcctagctagctacgatttcgacgtagtagtactcgctgctagctcagaagctaaggaccggtgaattgtgtttccgtcgtagtagaattcacccttgggatcaaggatttcttcgttgatgaatcccatgagttgttcttgaaccgccgcgataaattccttgtgtgtggtcaggttatccctcatgagaataaactatatgaatgtatgaaattgattagtaattaaacaagaaatcgctacgtaatgaaattttgaatttatttgtacgtacatcgagctctcttgtggtgatgatttggtctgcaaggcagtggcaatactcgcacacgtaatagccgcacaagttagttccctgcttttgctttgcgcactacaaataaatgacaaacaacgagagatctaattaatatacacttgtatgtatttgaatcggagaaatataaatgtagagcatgtgtactcacaggaaatttaaacttccgcctaagtctttctctccatttgccgcggaccaaatgacggaaccgataccaagccctacatggagtttaaagctatgattcgtagtagcaattaacataacaagactttcttaattaacaaaggaacttatgacggtacctgtctataagttcgaaaaccttgtcaaacgtagactcttttttatccattgagtcatatacgttgacggtgcaggcctccaggtcgatgagtaaaagcacccagtggaatctgcaatgtgcgtgggatgcattacatatgaaacacttagcaagttcgtacgggaatgaaatttggtatgtaggaagacagtaaaattaaactaactctgtgttgtatggcaacagtatgaacgtcttgtaatgctgcgccttcaggagatgaacgagattgtcctctgtttcttgtggatattggtcgagcattgcgacgtttactttccgagggtcgatgaatccagtatcgaaaaccctccgccgtcgggccctttgaatctccattctacaacgataaaagggagtatattattttctatggtctacttatatacaaggacctaattaattaaaggagacgtatagtaagaaatctaactgaacgatatacttacaaaatccagcaactcataatagagacgtcgagggcgtccagctggtatagttcgtagattcccctgaaattgatccagagaatgtcatctccttgcaagaagtccgtgtccctgatcctcgctccgatcatctctctaccggtggcgctcatctccatgtacagctgatggaacttgtacatttgtgtgggtagggactgcagcagctcaggcttgacaagcggtttaccgagttcgtacatgtatttcacttccgccttttcgattggtgcgactcctagcaattgatccgtagttagaccggtgtcagtaataaattgttctatcgtcatttctttaccggtcaccaacggctcgatctcctggtttggttgctctccaagctgagggactggtttggactttccagaagatgctttcttcagcgttcgctcatagtccgatagcttgatggcctccttgacagatgcagacatacccctgaagaagttcctgacactggggtctataggaatcttcttttctggacttcgaggcttgaattgtctcttgacttctgatgcaacgtaagcgtcaagctcctcttgcgtgcaatcgtaccccgggtccttgttcttggcggcgtcaactttcaccttctttgttgcccttgtgtgggcaagcggtggagctgggggggcccttgactttgaaggtgccggaagaggagcttgcgggggagtaggtgtaggagcacgaggaggagtcggtgcaggatcctgaggaggagtcgatgctggagcctgcggtggagacggtgctggcggagcatgaggaggagacggtgcaggatcctgaggaggagatggcggagccggaggagatggtgcacgagacgccgcttgtcgcccagggaggatgatgtaccgcctgcgccatagaataatggcatggcatgtgtctcgtagatgcgtctcaccgtctcctgtagggtaatccagctcgaggtactcgtacgcgccttcgaccaactcaacttcgaccttggagtatcctgctggaatcggcctgcagtggtaagtacctaaagggtccgttgggatggctatgcccgacgccaccttcatgttgtgagagattatttattagtaatcaacatatataagcagcaactagcggaatggctaaatcttacctttattgataagttcttgaaaggaatatgcagctcacatggtgtccgctgagtgatgtcatcaacgggacaggtcgattcgtcctgtgtttgcatggcgtccatgctctgtgatcctacctgccccgttgaggcgcagctgctacggtttcctgacgggctcaccattgcaggaggaatggtcggctggggatcatgggaccgatgtgcggccatgcgttcatcaaccttccttgccacctcctcttgcatgttgagttcgtagctcgatacccggaactctaggtctgcaatcttcgcctcggtatctctcttgctcctcatccgactcctgtacgtgtggatgtcctccttaaaaccaatcttccaaggaatcacccctttccctcgagttcgtcctggatgctctggagtctgcagggcgagtgtcagctcgtccctatctctgtctggtcggaacgtgccctgagaggaggcttccactgcatctgttagtcgtcgcgcagcctcttgtatctgatagccgaagaccagtgagccatcagctgggtcgagcgttccaccgtgagcatagtaccagaacttcgatcgttccggccaattggctgttgccggttcgatacccctctcaatcaagctagcctccatctgctcccacttcggcatcgcgacgctatagcctcctgaccccaagtggtgatggtacttcttcttggcggcattttctttgtttctttccatcatcgcctgcccttgttcacctgtcttatatgcaacgaactcgtcccagtgatcccttagctttgggaatgtgtcgaagttcggtgtctgccccttcagtatatacttctggtacagatctcacttgaagctctgaaactgttctgccattttcttcagagtccaccttttcactttgtcctctgtacccgcaggaagggtgaatgtctcgagcattgtggtccacagcatctctttctccgaatctgggacaaagctctcatgatctccgcgtgcccttgttcttcgccagtacaccgtactgacaggcacgttatcccgcacaacccaaccgctgtgacgtacatagttcttggcggcttcggccggggcactaggacgtccatcttcttccacttccgttatgatgtgccgaccctcaagcttcttcgctgcacctcattgcccgcgtgccctcttctgtccaacggagggttgactaccactagcctcctcctcctggttcccctccacatccctttccacgtgcccctgctggttcccctccgcatccctctccacgttcccttcctcgttcaagtactggtttggatcctcgttcccctcttcttcattccagtactggctgcttccctccgcgattgtatcgtacaatatctgttcctcatcgcggtcagccatctgttgatacaagaaacatctgctaagtcacgagacatttatgttttaacaatctaagtcatgtatgctaagtgtaaatgtcgtacattagaaccctacacaaccttacgtgctaagtctaattacaaatcgtgatataagctaagtctaggtgacgtatattatacaaccctagctagtaaataattatatactaagtctaattacaaataaaataatcttatattaaaactca of the Oryza sativa Japonica Group chromosome 2, ASM3414082v1 genome contains:
- the LOC107276831 gene encoding beta-1,3-galactosyltransferase pvg3, whose protein sequence is MMAMKRLSFSLFLLPFLLLAFVYSLFFPGYFSILPSLAARCSNSVAATPANATGPAVDLRVLLGVVTRAEMYERRALLRLAYALQPAPARAVVDVRFFVCSLAREEDAVLVSLEIIAHGDVVVLNCTENMDDGKTHSYFSSLPALFADAPYDYVGKIDDDSYYRLASLADTLRDKPRRDLYHGFPAPCHADPRSQFMSGMGYIVSWDVAAWVAATEALRGDVKGPEDEVFGRWLRRGGKGSNRYGEETRMYDYLDGGMREGVNCFRHALVADTVVVHKLKDRLKWARTLKFFNATQGLKPSKLYHVDL